GGACGCGCGGCGGTCTGGAGACCCGACCGGCGGCCGCAGAGATCGAGGCGGACTGGTGGCGGCAGATCGCCGACACCCGTGCGGCGATCGACGAGCAGCCGTTCATCCGCGCACTCGCGGACGGGACACTCGCGCGCGAGCCGTTCCTGTTCTACCTGGCGCAGGACGCCCTCTACCTGCGGGACTACGCGCGCGTGCTCGCCGAGGCGGCACGGCTCGCGCCCACCTCCGCGGAGCAGGCGTTCTGGGCGAACTCCGCGCACGGCTCGATCGTGGGCGAGCTCGAGCTGCACGCCGCATGGCTGTCGCCGTCGCAGGGCGTGGGGGCGGCGACCTTCATCGCCGAACCCGCACCCGCGACGATCGCCTACCTCGACCATCTGCGCTCGGTCGCCTTCGGCGGCGACTACCGTGAGCTCATCGCCGCGCTCCTCCCGTGCTTCTGGCTCTACACCGACCTCGGGCAGCGGCTGCACGCGGGGGAATTCGGTGCGCACGCGCGCGACCCGCGGCATCCGTACGCATCCTGGCTCGCGACGTATGCCGACCCCGCCTTCGAAGAGGCGACGCGTCGAGCGATCGAGGTCGTGGCCGCCGCGGCTGCGGCGGCGGAGCCTGCGACGAGGGCGCGGATGCTCCGAGCGTTCGAGACGTCGAGTGCGCACGAACTCGCCTTCTTCGCCGCGCCGACGGAGGTGCATCCGGTCGTGTGACGGCGCGGATTTGCGGATGCCGCGCCGCCCGCGCTACTGTCGCGACATGCCTTCGGCCGTCCTCGCTCCCGCTACGCGGTTCCTGAGCGAGCGCAGCGAGACGAAGGGTGTCACGGGCGTCATCGTCGTGCGCCGACGCCGCGGCGGCCGCCGACTCTAGGCGACCCCGGATTCCTGCCTGCGCACGCGCGGCGGTCGAGTGCCGGTGTCGCCGCTCCGGCCCCGACCATGGTCCCCGATTCCTCGAGGGCCCGACCGTTAAGGTAGAAGCATGACGTATACCGTCGCCGTCTCCGGCGCATCCGGCTACGCAGGCGGCGAGATTCTGCGCCTCCTGGCCGATCATCCCGACATCGAGATCCGCACAGTGACGGCTCACTCGAACGCCGGCCAGCCGCTCATCGACCATCAGCCGCACCTGCGCTCGCTGGCCCACCTCACCCTTCAGGACACGACGCCGCAGATCCTCGCCGGTCACGACATCGTGTTCCTCGCGCTGCCGCACGGGCAGTCCGGCCAGTACACGGATGCGCTCGGCGACGTGCCGCTCGTGATCGACGCCGGTGCCGACCACCGGCTCACGTCGCCGTCCGCGTGGGACGCCTTCTACGGCGGCACGTTCCACGACGCCTGGACCTACGGCGTGCCGGAACTCCTCGTCGACGGCGTGAAGCAGCGCGAGCACCTGCGCGGAGCGAGCCGTATCGCGGCGCCGGGGTGCAACGCGTCCACGGTGAGCCTCAGCCTCGCGCCGGGTATCGCCGCCGGGGTCATCGACCCGTCCGACATCGTCTCGGTCCTCGCGGTAGGCCCCTCGGGCGCGGGCAAGAGCCTCAAGAGCAATCTGCTCGCCAGTGAGATCCTCGGCACCGCCAACCCCTACGCGGTCGGGGGCACGCACCGGCACATCCCCGAGATCCGGCAGGCGCTCGCCGCGGCGATCCCCTCGACAGGCTCAGGAACCCAGGGCGGCGACGTCCGCATCTCGTTCACCCCGGTGCTGGTGCCGATGTCCCGCGGAATCCTCGCCACCTCCACCGCACCGATCGTCGAAGGAGCCTCCGACGCGCAGATCCGCGACGCGTGGGAGAGCGCCTACGCCGGCGAGACCTTCGTGCAGCTCCTCCCGGAGGGACGCTTCCCGCGCACCGCCGACGTGCTCGGGGCCAACACCGCCCTGATCGGCCTCGCGATCGACCGTGCCGCGAACCGCGTCACGGTCGTCACCGCGGTCGACAACCTCGTCAAGGGCACGGCGGGCGCCGCCATCCAGTCCATGAACCTCGCGCTCGGCCTCCCCGAAGGCCGCGCCCTCTCAGTGAACGGAGTCGCGCCGTGAGCGTCACCGCCCCCGCAGGATTCGAGGCGGCCGGTGTCGCCGCAGGGCTCAAGTCCACCGGCAAGCCCGACGTCGCCGTCGTCGTCAACCGCGGACCGCGCAAGGTCGGAGCCGCGGTGTTCACGAGCAACCGCGCCAAGGCCAACCCGATCATCTGGTCGCAGCAGGCGGTCGCCGACCGCGTCGTCGAGGCGGTCGTGCTCAACTCCGGCGGTGCGAACTGCTTCACCGGCGCCTTCGGATTCCAGACCACGCATCAGACCGCCGAGAAGGCCGCCGAGCTCCTCGGCGTCAGCGCCGGCGACGTCCTGATCTGCTCCACCGGCCTGATCGGCGTCGGCGACGAGGTGTTCCGCGCCAAGGTGCTCGACGGCACCGCGCAGGCGATCGCCGAGCTCAGCGCCGACGGGGGACAGGCAGCTGCCGAGGCGATCATGACCACCGACTCCGTGTCGAAGACGGCGGTCGTCTCCCGGGACGGCTGGACGATCGGCGGCATGGCGAAGGGCGCGGGGATGCTGGCGCCCGGGCTCGCCACGATGCTCGTGGTGATCACCACCGATGCGGTCGTCGAGCCGCTCGACGCCGACGCGGCCCTCCGCCGTGCGACCGGGCAGACCTTCGACCGGCTCGACTCGGACGGCTGCATGTCGACCAATGATCAGGTGACGCTGCTCGCCAACGGCGCCTCGGGGATCGTCCCCGACCTCGACGACTTCGCCGCCGCGCTGACCGAGCTCTCCCAGCAGCTCGCGGTGAAGCTGCAGGGCGACGCCGAGGGCGCGAGCCACGACATCACGATCGAAGTGCAGCACGCGGCATCCGAGCAGGAGGCCGTCGAGGTCGGCCGCTCCGTCGCCCGCAACAACCTCTTCAAGGCGGCGATCTTCGGCAACGACCCCAACTGGGGTCGGGTGCTCGCGGCGATCGGCACCACGAACGCCCAGTTCGACCCCTACGACGTCGACGTCTGGATGAACGGCGTGCGGGTGTGCAGCCAGGGTGGTCCGGATCGCCCCCGCGAGGAGGTCGACCTGACCCCGCGCGCCACGCACCTCGTGATCGACCTGAAGTCGGGCGACGCGACGGCGACGATCCTCACCAACGACCTCACCCACGACTACGTGCACGAGAACAGCGCCTACGCCTCATGACCGACATCCAGGACACCCCCGCCGAGGTCGCCGCGCAGAAGGCGACGACCCTCATCGAGTCGCTGCCGTGGCTGAAGAAGTTCCGCGACCAGATCGTCGTCATCAAGTACGGCGGCAACGCCATGGTGTCGGACGAGCTGCAGGATGCCTTCGCGCAGGACATCGCCTATCTCCGCAACGTCGGCGTGCAGCCGGTGGTCGTGCACGGCGGCGGTCCCCAGATCTCCGACATGCTGCAGCGGCTCGAGATCCCCAGCGAGTTCAAGGGCGGCTACCGCGTCACCAACACCGAGGCGATCAGCGTCGTGCGGATGGTGCTCACCGGTCAGGTGAACCCGCAGCTGGTCTCGAAGATCAACTCGCACGGACCCATCGCGACCGGACTCAGCGGTGAGGATGCCGGACTCTTCGGCGGACGCCGCCGCGGCGTGGTCATCGACGGGCTCGAGGTCGATCTCGGTCGCGTCGGCGACGTCGTCGAGGTCGACCCGACTCCCGTGCTCGACCACCTCGCGGCGGGTCGCGTGCCGGTGGTCTCGAGCATCGCCCCGGATCTCGATCACCCCGGCCAGTCGCTCAACGTCAACGCGGATGCCGCGGCGGCGGCACTCGCCGTCGCCCTCAAGGCCCGCAAGCTCGTCGTGCTGACCGACGTTCCGGGGCTCTACGCGGACTGGCCCAATCGGGACTCGCTCGTGTCGCATCTGACATCGGAGGATCTCATCCGGATGCTTCCGACGCTCGAGTCCGGGATGATCCCCAAGATGCGCGCCTGTCTCGACGCCGTCGAGGGCGGCGTCGACGCAGCGGCCATCATCGACGGACGGGTGCCGCACTCGGTGCTCGTCGAGCTCTTCACCAGCAAGGGAATCGGAACCGAAGTGGTTCTGGGAAAGACGGAGGTGACGGCATGACCGTCTGGCAGGACGATGTGGCGCGCGATCTCGTGCAGAACGCCGGAGCCCGGCTTGCTCTGCTCACCAGGGGTGAGGGCTCGTACCTCTGGGATGCCGATGACCGACGCTATCTGGACTTCCTGGCCGGCATCGCCGTGACTTCGCTCGGCCACGCGCACCCCGTGTTCGTCGAGGCGATTTCGAAGCAGGCCGCGACGCTCGCACACGTGTCGAACTACTTCGCGACCCCGCCGCAGCTGGCACTCGCCGCCCGCCTCAAGCGTCTCGCCGGCGCGGGCATCGACGGACGGGTGTACTTCTCGAACTCCGGGGCCGAGGCGAACGAGGCGGCGTTCAAGCTCGCCCGCCTGCACGGCGGCACCGAGCGTCCGCGGATCATCGCCCTCGAGAACGGCTTCCACGGCCGCACGATGGGGTCGCTCGCCATGACGGCGAAGGCGTCGATGCGTGCCCCGTTCGAGCCGATGCCGGGCGGGGTCGAGCACATCCCCGCGACGATCGAAGCGCTCGAGGCGGCCATGGATGACCGCGTCGCCGCGGTCATCGTCGAGCCCATCCAGGGCGAGGCCGGTGTGGTCGAGCTGCCGGAGGGCTACCTGGCCGCCGCCCGCTCGCTGACGCTGGCGCACGGCGCCCTGCTGATCGTGGACGAGATCCAGACCGGGGCCGGACGCACCGGCGCCTGGTTCGGTTTCAGCCACGAGGGGATCACCCCCGACGCGATCACCCTCGCGAAGGGCATCGGCGGCGGCTTCCCGATCGGCGCCCTGGTCACCTACGGTGCGGCCAGCGATCTGTTCACGCCCGGGTCCCACGGTTCCACCTTCGGCGGCAACCCGCTCGCGACCGCGGTGGCCGATGCGGTGCTGACCGAGATCGAGCGCGCCGGACTCGTCGAGAACGCCGCACGCCGCGGGGAGGAGCTGCGCGAGCTGATCCTCGGCCTCGACTCGCCGCTGATCTCCGCCGTGCGCGGCCGCGGCCTCCTGATCGGTGTCGCGCTGAGCGCACCGGTCGCCGGCGACGTCGTCGCCGCGGCGCAGGAGCGCGGCCTCATCGTGAACGCCGCGAACCCCGAGACCGTGCGCATCGCACCCGCCCTCACGATCGGCGACGACGAGCTCGCCGAGTTCCGCGAGCTGTTCGCCGCTGCTCTCGCCGATGTCTCGGCATCCGTCTCTGGAAAGGTTCCCGCATGACCCGCCACCTGCTGCGTGACGACGACCTCACGCCCGCCGAGCAGGCGGAGATCCTCGATCTCGCCATCGAGCTGAAGAAGGACCGCTGGGCCGACAAGAGCCTGGCCGGTCCGCAGACCGTCGCCGTGATCTTCGACAAGTCCTCGACCCGCACCCGGGTGTCGTTCGCGGTGGGCATCGCGGACCTCGGCGGCTCGCCGCTCATCATCTCGACGGCGAACAGCCAGCTGGGCGGCAAGGAGACGCCGTCCGACACGGCGCGCGTGCTCGAGCGGCAGGTCGCGGCGATCGTGTGGCGCACCTATGCGCAGGCCGGGCTCGAGGAGATGGCGGAGGGCACGCGTGTCCCCGTGATCAACGCGCTCTCGGACGACTTCCACCCCTGCCAGCTGCTGGCGGACCTGCTCACGATCCGCGAGCACAAGGGAGAGCTCAAGGGTCTCACCCTCACGTTCTTCGGCGACGGCCAGAGCAACATGGCGCACTCCTACGCGCTGGCCTGCGTCACCGCCGGCATGCACGTGCGCATCGCCTCCCCGGCCGACTACGCGCCGCGTGCCGACGTGATCGAGGCGGCGGACCGCCGTGCCGCGGAGACCGGGGGATCGATCGCGCTCTACACCGACCCGGTCGAGGCCGCCGCGGGCGCCGACGTCGTGGTCACCGACACGTGGGTGTCCATGGGCAAGGAAGAGGAGAAGATCGCGCGCATCCGCGATCTCGGCGGCTACAAGGTGACGCCGGAGACGATGGAGCTCGCCGACTCCGAGGCGATCTTCATCCACTGCCTCCCGGCCGACCGCGGCTACGAGGTCGACTCGACCGTGATCGACGGACCGCAGAGCGTCGTGTGGGACGAAGCCGAGAACCGCCTGCACGCGCAGAAGGCCCTGCTGGTCTGGCTGCTCGGCAAGAAGGACGCGTGATGACCGACTCGACGCACGAAGGCACCAACGAGGGAGCACTCTGGGGCGCCCGGTTCGCGACGGGCCCGTCGCCCGAGCTGGTGGAGCTCAGCCGCTCGACGCACTTCGACTGGATCCTCGCGCCCTACGACATCGCCGGCTCGCACGCGCACGCGACGGCGCTCGCCGCCGCCGGGTATCTCGAGCCGGACGAGGCCGAGCGGATGCACGCCGGGCTGGATGCCGTGGCGCGCAAGGTCGCGGACGGCACGCTGCTCCCGGTGCCGACGGACGAGGACGTGCACGGCGCGCTCGAGCAGGCGCTCATCGTGGAGCTCGGCCCCGAGCTCGGCGGACGGCTCCGGGCGGGCCGAAGCCGCAACGACCAGATCGCGACCCTCGTGCGCATGTACCTGATCGATCACGCGCGGGTGATCGCCCGCGACATCCTGCGGGTCATCGACGCCCTCGTCGCACAGGCCGAGGCGCACCCCGACGCGATCCTCCCCGGACGCACGCACCTGCAGCACGCGCAGCCCGTGCTGCTCGCCCATCACCTCCAGGCGCACGGCTGGCCGCTGGTGCGCGAGCTCGAACGGCTCGTGGACTGGCGTCGTCGCGCCGGGGTCTCGCCCTACGGCGGGGGAGCGCTGGCCGGCTCGACGCTCGGTCTCGACCCGGCGCTCGTGGCGACCGAGCTCGGGCTCGACCGCCCGGCCGAGAACTCGCTCGACGGCACCGCGGCACGCGACGTCGTGGCGGAGTTCGCCTTCATCACCGCCATGACCGGAGTCGACATCTCCCGCCTGGCGGAGGAGATCATCCTCTGGAACACCCGCGAGTTCGGCTTCGTCACGCTCGACGACGGCTACTCGACCGGCTCCAGCATCATGCCGCAGAAGAAGAACCCCGACATCGCCGAGCTCGCACGCGGCAAGTCCGGTCGGCTCATCGGCAACCTGTCCGGCCTGCTGGCGACCTTGAAGGGATTGCCGCTCGCGTACAACCGCGACCTGCAGGAGGACAAGGAGCCGGTGTTCGACTCGGTGCAGACCCTCGAGGTGCTGCTCCCTGCCTTCGCGGGCATGATCGCCACGCTGCGCTTCGACACCGAGCGGATGGCTGAGCTCGCACCGCAGGGCTTCTCGCTCGCGACCGATGTGGCCGAGTGGCTCGTGAAGCAGCGGGTCCCGTTCCGTGACGCCCATGAGATCTCCGGCGCGCTCGTGCGCGCGTGCGAAGAGCAAGGGATCGGTCTCGAGGACGCGTCAGACGAGCTGCTGCTGTCGGTCTCGCCGCATCTGGTCCCGGCAGTGCGCGAGGTCCTCACGATCGAGGGCTCCGTGGCGTCGCGGACCGGTGCCGGCGGCACCGCTCCGGTACGGGTGACCGAGCAGCGCGCGGAACTCGTCGCCCGGGCGCAGGCCGCGGCTCACGCCCTCGGTCTGTAGCCGACGCCGCGTCAGCGCACGCCCGTTCAGTGCAGGTCGGTGTCGGCCTCGGAACGGGTCCAGCGGGTGAACCGCACGGTGAAACCGGCACGGGTCGGGGAGGCGAGGAGGGGACCGGCGGATGCCGT
This genomic interval from Microbacterium sp. LWH11-1.2 contains the following:
- the argC gene encoding N-acetyl-gamma-glutamyl-phosphate reductase, which translates into the protein MTYTVAVSGASGYAGGEILRLLADHPDIEIRTVTAHSNAGQPLIDHQPHLRSLAHLTLQDTTPQILAGHDIVFLALPHGQSGQYTDALGDVPLVIDAGADHRLTSPSAWDAFYGGTFHDAWTYGVPELLVDGVKQREHLRGASRIAAPGCNASTVSLSLAPGIAAGVIDPSDIVSVLAVGPSGAGKSLKSNLLASEILGTANPYAVGGTHRHIPEIRQALAAAIPSTGSGTQGGDVRISFTPVLVPMSRGILATSTAPIVEGASDAQIRDAWESAYAGETFVQLLPEGRFPRTADVLGANTALIGLAIDRAANRVTVVTAVDNLVKGTAGAAIQSMNLALGLPEGRALSVNGVAP
- the argJ gene encoding bifunctional glutamate N-acetyltransferase/amino-acid acetyltransferase ArgJ translates to MSVTAPAGFEAAGVAAGLKSTGKPDVAVVVNRGPRKVGAAVFTSNRAKANPIIWSQQAVADRVVEAVVLNSGGANCFTGAFGFQTTHQTAEKAAELLGVSAGDVLICSTGLIGVGDEVFRAKVLDGTAQAIAELSADGGQAAAEAIMTTDSVSKTAVVSRDGWTIGGMAKGAGMLAPGLATMLVVITTDAVVEPLDADAALRRATGQTFDRLDSDGCMSTNDQVTLLANGASGIVPDLDDFAAALTELSQQLAVKLQGDAEGASHDITIEVQHAASEQEAVEVGRSVARNNLFKAAIFGNDPNWGRVLAAIGTTNAQFDPYDVDVWMNGVRVCSQGGPDRPREEVDLTPRATHLVIDLKSGDATATILTNDLTHDYVHENSAYAS
- the argB gene encoding acetylglutamate kinase, producing MTDIQDTPAEVAAQKATTLIESLPWLKKFRDQIVVIKYGGNAMVSDELQDAFAQDIAYLRNVGVQPVVVHGGGPQISDMLQRLEIPSEFKGGYRVTNTEAISVVRMVLTGQVNPQLVSKINSHGPIATGLSGEDAGLFGGRRRGVVIDGLEVDLGRVGDVVEVDPTPVLDHLAAGRVPVVSSIAPDLDHPGQSLNVNADAAAAALAVALKARKLVVLTDVPGLYADWPNRDSLVSHLTSEDLIRMLPTLESGMIPKMRACLDAVEGGVDAAAIIDGRVPHSVLVELFTSKGIGTEVVLGKTEVTA
- a CDS encoding acetylornithine transaminase; the protein is MTVWQDDVARDLVQNAGARLALLTRGEGSYLWDADDRRYLDFLAGIAVTSLGHAHPVFVEAISKQAATLAHVSNYFATPPQLALAARLKRLAGAGIDGRVYFSNSGAEANEAAFKLARLHGGTERPRIIALENGFHGRTMGSLAMTAKASMRAPFEPMPGGVEHIPATIEALEAAMDDRVAAVIVEPIQGEAGVVELPEGYLAAARSLTLAHGALLIVDEIQTGAGRTGAWFGFSHEGITPDAITLAKGIGGGFPIGALVTYGAASDLFTPGSHGSTFGGNPLATAVADAVLTEIERAGLVENAARRGEELRELILGLDSPLISAVRGRGLLIGVALSAPVAGDVVAAAQERGLIVNAANPETVRIAPALTIGDDELAEFRELFAAALADVSASVSGKVPA
- the argF gene encoding ornithine carbamoyltransferase translates to MTRHLLRDDDLTPAEQAEILDLAIELKKDRWADKSLAGPQTVAVIFDKSSTRTRVSFAVGIADLGGSPLIISTANSQLGGKETPSDTARVLERQVAAIVWRTYAQAGLEEMAEGTRVPVINALSDDFHPCQLLADLLTIREHKGELKGLTLTFFGDGQSNMAHSYALACVTAGMHVRIASPADYAPRADVIEAADRRAAETGGSIALYTDPVEAAAGADVVVTDTWVSMGKEEEKIARIRDLGGYKVTPETMELADSEAIFIHCLPADRGYEVDSTVIDGPQSVVWDEAENRLHAQKALLVWLLGKKDA
- the argH gene encoding argininosuccinate lyase: MTDSTHEGTNEGALWGARFATGPSPELVELSRSTHFDWILAPYDIAGSHAHATALAAAGYLEPDEAERMHAGLDAVARKVADGTLLPVPTDEDVHGALEQALIVELGPELGGRLRAGRSRNDQIATLVRMYLIDHARVIARDILRVIDALVAQAEAHPDAILPGRTHLQHAQPVLLAHHLQAHGWPLVRELERLVDWRRRAGVSPYGGGALAGSTLGLDPALVATELGLDRPAENSLDGTAARDVVAEFAFITAMTGVDISRLAEEIILWNTREFGFVTLDDGYSTGSSIMPQKKNPDIAELARGKSGRLIGNLSGLLATLKGLPLAYNRDLQEDKEPVFDSVQTLEVLLPAFAGMIATLRFDTERMAELAPQGFSLATDVAEWLVKQRVPFRDAHEISGALVRACEEQGIGLEDASDELLLSVSPHLVPAVREVLTIEGSVASRTGAGGTAPVRVTEQRAELVARAQAAAHALGL